The proteins below come from a single Chitinophaga pinensis DSM 2588 genomic window:
- a CDS encoding M48 family metalloprotease translates to MRPIPKYVSLLLLLLVVTSQAAQSQQNELYSYQDLSHLFYQKQKDSLQKAWTCPANYKDKETQKKYREIWDGRTEFFTGAIKSDNYIYDKDVYTYVYSIITEICKGNKSYLPAQPFLVLDRSPSINAYAVGNNVIAVNLGLIQFARTKEEIALTLAHELSHNILLHAENSMKKRAEWLTSSEYKQSMDEVLDSKYGRLTRLKKVFENYSFDRSRHQRYHEGDADSLAVVLLKNANIAFDPNVFLRLDTSDMLYHQPLKQPVKNYFAAYGVNIEDAWLKKRSKGLSTRTYNFQENVTLQDSLKTHPDCVDRYNKTKVAATMPVPQTPIPAIVKEKANKMLIWNMYCNMNLAPCLYRVLMAKDNGNTDPWYDFMIHNIMLELFHADNELHRFAAIGVTQKEYISKDFYELQTMLEQIPREELGKSCQQLQSAGFWSKMQAQEQGFKTLMQSIALNKESDDANKTKAAKSFTEKYTSSPYGEYADDLKKDTRK, encoded by the coding sequence ATGAGACCTATACCAAAGTATGTATCCCTGCTGCTGTTACTGCTCGTTGTAACCAGTCAGGCAGCCCAAAGTCAGCAAAATGAGCTTTATAGTTACCAGGACCTCTCCCACCTCTTTTACCAGAAGCAGAAGGACTCTCTGCAGAAAGCATGGACCTGCCCTGCCAATTACAAAGACAAGGAAACACAGAAGAAATACAGGGAGATCTGGGACGGACGCACCGAGTTTTTCACCGGCGCTATCAAATCCGATAACTATATCTATGACAAAGACGTATACACCTACGTATACAGTATTATCACAGAAATCTGCAAAGGCAATAAAAGCTATCTGCCTGCACAGCCTTTCCTGGTGCTGGACAGAAGTCCGTCTATCAACGCCTATGCAGTAGGTAATAATGTGATCGCTGTCAACCTCGGCCTGATCCAGTTTGCCAGAACAAAGGAGGAAATTGCCCTGACACTCGCACACGAACTGTCGCACAACATCCTCCTGCACGCAGAAAACAGTATGAAGAAACGTGCGGAATGGCTGACTTCCAGCGAATATAAACAGTCGATGGATGAAGTGCTCGACTCCAAATATGGCAGACTGACACGCCTGAAAAAGGTATTCGAAAACTACTCCTTTGACAGAAGCCGTCACCAACGTTATCATGAAGGAGACGCAGACTCCCTCGCCGTTGTCCTGCTCAAAAACGCCAATATAGCCTTTGACCCGAACGTGTTCCTCCGTCTGGATACCTCAGACATGTTGTATCACCAGCCGCTGAAACAACCGGTAAAAAACTATTTTGCCGCTTATGGTGTAAACATAGAGGACGCATGGCTGAAGAAACGCTCTAAAGGTCTTTCCACCAGGACTTATAACTTCCAGGAAAACGTAACCTTGCAGGATTCCCTGAAAACGCACCCTGACTGTGTGGACAGGTATAATAAGACGAAAGTGGCTGCCACCATGCCGGTGCCACAAACGCCGATCCCCGCGATCGTGAAGGAGAAAGCCAATAAAATGCTGATATGGAACATGTATTGTAACATGAACCTGGCACCCTGCCTCTATCGCGTACTGATGGCCAAAGACAACGGTAATACCGATCCATGGTACGATTTCATGATCCATAATATCATGCTGGAATTGTTCCATGCCGACAATGAACTCCATCGCTTTGCCGCTATCGGGGTAACGCAGAAGGAATATATCTCTAAAGACTTCTACGAACTGCAGACAATGCTGGAACAGATCCCGCGTGAAGAACTGGGTAAAAGCTGCCAGCAACTGCAAAGCGCCGGTTTCTGGAGCAAAATGCAGGCCCAGGAGCAAGGCTTCAAAACATTGATGCAGAGCATTGCACTCAACAAAGAGAGCGATGACGCCAACAAAACAAAAGCCGCTAAATCCTTTACGGAAAAATATACCAGCAGTCCGTATGGTGAATATGCAGACGACCTGAAGAAAGATACAAGGAAGTAA
- a CDS encoding DUF6770 family protein, translating to MMKKFFLFILTLSPLLLKAQTKVFKEVNEGISTEFKPIFQNGNLIGYLAFSELERANKDSFSYRINIMDENLNDLGIVNFREKKLDLQQVSFVNDTLCMAYLKSNVLGYDWGSRNERNDSLSKGYLSLFAQFISLDGKIAHTFEKKLKTDIRLSWTNIRDGRIGNGGLKHSVQLKNQDQKGFTFFFGDDAYNYLLVITTQGELLWEKYILEDGDHYKMLTSGRDVLFLITAERNMAVSSHTVISYDTDKKAGILKLPLLDQFRNPLLVMAFNNDPATGKPYLAGYIHDPMAAGAYLYTKNVVQHLFSGIFVINVDGHEKTAVKRQFSYWTDKVDDELVENDFLSNNNAFMKNVIAFRDFQGNTYITGTNNYHRSEYGSVVMLKQDPSGKLSVLTPFADADIDLSDTRKQYELTGMPPLYSVSSSDTRSTYLIVNAQVNSSIYSLEKKKVVRVIPHKDGNIRTNIYPAKEGHVIVAEYNRKEKYTKLSIEAI from the coding sequence ATGATGAAAAAATTCTTCCTCTTTATACTCACTCTTTCTCCCTTGCTACTGAAGGCGCAGACAAAAGTCTTCAAGGAAGTAAATGAAGGAATCTCTACGGAATTCAAGCCCATTTTTCAGAATGGGAACCTTATCGGCTACCTTGCTTTCTCAGAACTGGAACGGGCCAATAAAGACTCTTTCAGTTACAGGATCAATATCATGGATGAAAACCTGAACGATCTGGGAATAGTAAATTTCAGGGAGAAAAAACTGGACCTGCAACAGGTATCTTTTGTAAATGATACCCTCTGCATGGCTTACCTGAAAAGCAATGTACTGGGTTATGACTGGGGCAGCAGAAACGAAAGAAATGACTCCCTGTCAAAAGGCTATCTGTCCCTGTTCGCACAGTTTATCAGTCTGGATGGCAAAATAGCCCACACTTTCGAGAAAAAGCTGAAAACTGATATCCGCCTGTCATGGACAAATATCCGTGACGGCAGGATCGGTAACGGCGGACTTAAACATAGTGTCCAACTCAAAAATCAGGATCAGAAAGGATTTACCTTTTTCTTTGGCGATGATGCATATAACTATCTGCTTGTCATAACGACACAGGGAGAATTACTCTGGGAAAAATACATTCTTGAAGACGGTGATCATTATAAAATGCTGACCTCCGGAAGGGATGTACTGTTTCTTATTACGGCAGAACGCAACATGGCAGTAAGTAGTCATACCGTTATCTCTTATGATACAGATAAAAAAGCGGGTATCCTGAAGCTCCCTTTGCTGGACCAGTTCCGCAATCCGTTGCTGGTGATGGCATTCAATAATGACCCTGCTACCGGTAAGCCCTATCTGGCCGGCTATATTCATGATCCGATGGCAGCCGGTGCTTATCTGTACACCAAGAACGTTGTGCAACACCTGTTCTCAGGTATTTTTGTTATCAACGTGGACGGACATGAAAAAACGGCCGTGAAACGACAGTTCAGCTACTGGACCGACAAGGTCGATGACGAACTGGTAGAGAATGATTTTCTGTCCAATAATAATGCGTTTATGAAAAACGTCATTGCCTTCAGGGATTTCCAGGGTAACACGTATATCACAGGGACCAATAATTACCACAGATCCGAGTATGGTAGTGTCGTAATGCTCAAACAGGATCCAAGTGGCAAACTGTCGGTCCTGACCCCCTTCGCTGATGCGGATATAGATCTCAGTGATACAAGAAAGCAATATGAGCTTACCGGTATGCCGCCATTATATTCGGTATCTTCATCTGACACCAGGTCCACTTACCTGATCGTCAATGCCCAGGTAAATTCGAGCATTTACAGCCTGGAGAAAAAGAAGGTGGTCCGCGTCATTCCGCATAAGGATGGTAACATACGTACGAACATCTACCCGGCCAAAGAAGGACACGTCATCGTTGCGGAATACAACAGAAAAGAGAAATACACAAAACTCTCTATCGAAGCGATCTAA
- a CDS encoding trypsin-like peptidase domain-containing protein, translated as MRKNQLLILFLLLIAGNTYCQRPAAFQPSALQTISTQLPPAYVRMWTYDTTTHQQMSATFSGVVVTKEGHILTVAHTTVPGNTYMVTFTDGRAAIAMALGKINFPETPELPDVAMMKILTPGDWPVAPMGWSYDLKENEPCFSIAYPESLNQPLPMMTAGHITRVKNEKGFIESTCMMEPGDSGGPLFDYLGRVIGLRSAIEPDEKKNYDVPVDLYRKYWAALLQPVHYLKYPEIRDSINTDPSEGLISSHDQLESLRLTMKTNKLNKMASVQVESVAGNQQRSINGLLIDVKGQSFVVSKNSEVAQEPLVLYNGKSIKTRIIARDKENDLVLLGLDAHVKGGIAFPVNGPVAIGRGVFLLSPQPDTLAIASVFGKDTFSLPKMSSLGFLGAAIAPDKQPLVLTYVMPGSPADAKGATPGDEIISINGVAVNEPMDYGRELSAYWPGDTVIIKRRLHAVAEGTDGVAGKVHQVAEVNDTIVLAKRPQLPATHATDLFRGGKSERRDGFQSVIAHDAILRPEQCGGPVFTTAGVLAGINIARHSRTVTLAVPAALVQAFVLQNIGVKH; from the coding sequence ATGAGAAAAAACCAACTATTAATCCTTTTCCTGCTCCTGATAGCAGGGAATACCTATTGCCAGCGCCCTGCAGCGTTTCAACCATCTGCATTACAGACTATCAGTACACAACTTCCGCCTGCTTATGTACGTATGTGGACCTATGACACCACTACCCACCAGCAGATGAGCGCTACGTTCAGCGGTGTTGTGGTTACAAAAGAGGGGCATATACTGACGGTCGCCCATACGACGGTACCCGGTAATACTTATATGGTAACTTTTACAGACGGAAGGGCCGCCATCGCAATGGCCCTGGGTAAAATCAATTTTCCGGAAACACCGGAGCTGCCGGATGTGGCGATGATGAAGATCCTTACACCGGGCGACTGGCCTGTTGCGCCGATGGGTTGGTCTTATGATCTGAAGGAAAATGAGCCCTGTTTCAGTATCGCTTATCCGGAGAGTCTGAATCAGCCCCTGCCTATGATGACGGCCGGACATATTACCCGCGTAAAGAATGAGAAAGGCTTTATTGAGTCGACCTGTATGATGGAACCTGGAGATTCCGGGGGACCGCTGTTTGACTACCTTGGACGGGTTATTGGTTTGAGAAGCGCGATAGAACCGGATGAAAAGAAGAACTATGATGTACCAGTTGATCTGTATCGTAAATACTGGGCCGCATTGTTGCAGCCGGTACATTATTTAAAATACCCGGAGATAAGGGATAGTATCAATACAGATCCGTCGGAAGGACTGATCAGCAGTCATGATCAGCTGGAAAGCCTGAGACTGACCATGAAGACGAATAAGCTGAATAAAATGGCCAGTGTACAGGTGGAAAGCGTGGCCGGGAACCAGCAGCGTAGCATCAATGGTCTGCTGATCGATGTAAAGGGACAATCTTTTGTTGTGAGTAAGAACAGCGAGGTGGCACAGGAGCCGCTTGTTTTATATAATGGTAAAAGTATAAAGACCCGGATCATTGCCCGTGACAAGGAAAATGACCTGGTTTTGTTAGGGCTGGATGCACATGTAAAAGGAGGTATTGCATTTCCGGTAAACGGTCCGGTTGCTATTGGCCGCGGTGTATTCCTGTTATCTCCGCAACCGGATACCCTGGCGATTGCCAGTGTATTTGGAAAGGATACATTCAGTCTGCCGAAAATGAGCAGCCTTGGTTTTCTGGGTGCGGCAATCGCTCCTGACAAGCAACCTTTAGTACTGACCTATGTGATGCCGGGATCTCCGGCGGATGCAAAAGGGGCTACTCCCGGCGATGAAATCATCAGTATTAATGGTGTTGCTGTGAATGAGCCGATGGATTATGGCCGGGAATTGTCTGCTTACTGGCCGGGTGATACGGTTATCATAAAGAGACGGCTACATGCGGTAGCAGAGGGGACAGATGGCGTAGCGGGTAAAGTTCACCAGGTGGCTGAAGTGAATGACACGATTGTACTGGCAAAACGTCCGCAGTTGCCGGCAACACATGCTACAGATCTGTTCCGCGGTGGTAAAAGCGAGCGTAGAGATGGTTTTCAATCAGTAATTGCACATGATGCCATACTCCGGCCGGAGCAATGCGGAGGGCCGGTGTTTACGACAGCAGGTGTATTGGCGGGTATCAATATCGCCCGACACTCCAGAACGGTTACATTGGCAGTGCCGGCAGCATTGGTACAGGCGTTTGTGCTGCAAAACATAGGTGTTAAGCATTAA
- a CDS encoding UBP-type zinc finger domain-containing protein — MQEQQTCQHIRDIKEVQIGQDGVCEECIKNGGDWVHLRTCQTCGETLCCDQSPNKHMTRHHHATGHPVVASAEPGDRWLWCYPDKLFVEY, encoded by the coding sequence ATGCAAGAACAGCAAACCTGTCAACACATCAGAGATATCAAAGAAGTGCAAATAGGCCAGGATGGCGTATGTGAGGAATGTATCAAAAACGGGGGCGACTGGGTGCATCTGCGTACCTGTCAGACCTGTGGTGAGACCCTTTGCTGTGACCAGTCACCTAATAAACATATGACACGTCATCATCATGCTACAGGGCATCCGGTGGTGGCTTCGGCGGAACCTGGTGACCGATGGTTGTGGTGTTATCCTGATAAACTGTTTGTAGAATATTAG
- a CDS encoding ATP-binding protein: MMKLMENPFKLLESYTKEDKDIWGGRSAEIEHLYNLSFAANLILVYGMSGVGKTSLIQCGLANKFRRTDWHAVWITRKEDLNKSLTGTLSQEAGDSPSAPPSPVPEIIRRVYLKHFKPIFLVFDQLEELFIFGSNGEIQAFIGTIKEILSSDIQCKIILVVREEYHGHLKILQDAGLPVFKASVKIEPMSIPEATEAVSKLLDKYNIQTPDADHRSCAAKIATDCSIDSRVDLANLQVYLFWAWEKAAEKAPPDADIAFTHNILREIGDGRNVLTRYLNAVVERVSKGKTGGVWFLLQHFVSRSQTKQPLRLAELQDIDQQTARMWLNELSKSKLVKCGRETDNEVYNLTHDSLVPLIILKKTAASRGRNIHPSVKGNPFKGLPAYEEKDATIFFGRSLILRELLTFFEDKRLLVIVGPSGSGKSSIIKAGIIPALKTEGYTVIHGEPGTHPMVFGREIQRRLTDLNGGRSLIYIDQFEELSTQASTQESEEFIRLLNDVQNNADPALRQLKIILSVRADYEYEFERALGGWREAKKTIPDLMESAVREIITEPAYLAGLEYKPTYLVDNIVRDVMQSNGTLPLLSYALEQMYIEYEKSGVNDGFLTEDHYNAIGGVVDGLRLRASKLYSYSDPETQHTIKNVMLRMLSLSINEKASKRILAEDLVYESPVENERVQKVLNELVNSRLIVSGPDENGQIYYEPAHDSLIRSWNLIGDWIKQYGKDLLYLQQDLSDAVKQFRLNPKKLWHDDPKLNTLLNIMKSPDNWLNRQETNFVKKSLQRRNELEDRKKRREQELVEEKISRQEAVAKLSTEKEKREKELLEEKLSKQEAIAKLNSEKEAVLLEKLKGEKAKTRLQKQRTILLALGLISLLIAASYVYSQWNKSEKSVLQIKELNHRLQSSADDLTKLNQSLNVIAEKARQSAVEANIARQKADSAASKEKKARTIVEKQKKELLIKQNALISSQEEVKRYSLSLQAKADSLRTYSDSLKTQLVIIQNKTREVEHAKLTAAYLTKSRSLMHSDPAMAYQLALESLKYDSGNQKIKNYIHDTLNNRNTFYESFIVDNVSSAFFADNGKTVLAIQGDNKFRLLDLSNHKDTSIVINGKILSAQFSPVDNSALIATRNNIFSYNANGGLRATSERMENVVKAMYTARGRIIVVTPAEVQIRKNVNATTAVVIPSGNNGDDTEVSSNDSLLYIRKNDVIEAYDLTNGRLIRTYQEPNSFLAKGGNGFIAVSGKRLLLARSAGNKVLTERYFVPLEKDYSRVSIVSIADNLRTLLFMAEPAEQQQMQQQQQVQQQQISKNFIRPQLTNPPILYAFSLPKSSRKLPGNIPYARRVVLSENGNYIITGESGSLSIYDNNGYRVENFGGYANYTIWAFNPVNTDMIMSMNGVKLKLWLKGTPDALSAQRKLRTFSSAELEKALEDIAIR, encoded by the coding sequence ATGATGAAACTGATGGAAAATCCCTTCAAACTGCTGGAATCCTACACAAAGGAAGACAAGGATATCTGGGGTGGCCGGTCCGCAGAAATAGAACACCTGTACAACCTCTCTTTTGCCGCCAACCTCATATTGGTATATGGCATGTCAGGGGTCGGTAAAACCAGCCTTATTCAATGCGGATTAGCCAATAAGTTCAGACGCACCGACTGGCACGCCGTCTGGATCACCCGGAAAGAAGACCTCAATAAAAGCCTGACAGGAACACTCTCCCAGGAAGCCGGAGATAGCCCGTCTGCGCCCCCCTCTCCGGTACCTGAAATCATCCGCCGGGTCTATCTGAAGCATTTTAAGCCCATATTCCTCGTTTTTGATCAATTGGAGGAATTGTTCATCTTCGGCTCAAACGGCGAAATTCAGGCATTCATAGGCACTATAAAGGAGATTCTGAGCAGTGACATACAGTGTAAGATCATCCTGGTCGTACGGGAAGAATACCACGGCCATCTCAAAATATTACAGGATGCCGGCCTGCCCGTCTTTAAAGCCTCCGTCAAAATAGAACCCATGAGTATTCCGGAGGCGACAGAAGCCGTCTCCAAACTCCTGGATAAATACAATATTCAGACGCCCGATGCCGATCACCGGTCCTGTGCGGCTAAAATAGCGACCGACTGCTCCATCGACAGTCGTGTAGACCTGGCCAATCTCCAGGTTTACCTCTTCTGGGCATGGGAAAAAGCCGCCGAAAAAGCACCGCCCGACGCAGATATCGCCTTCACTCATAACATCCTCCGGGAAATCGGGGATGGCAGAAATGTCCTCACGCGCTACCTGAACGCCGTCGTTGAACGGGTATCCAAAGGAAAAACAGGTGGTGTGTGGTTCCTGCTACAGCACTTTGTGTCCCGCTCCCAGACCAAACAGCCCCTGCGCCTCGCAGAATTGCAGGATATCGACCAGCAGACCGCCCGCATGTGGCTCAACGAACTGAGTAAAAGCAAACTGGTGAAATGTGGCCGGGAAACTGACAATGAAGTCTACAACCTGACACACGATAGCCTCGTCCCCCTGATCATACTGAAGAAAACCGCCGCTTCCAGGGGCCGGAATATCCACCCCAGCGTAAAGGGGAATCCCTTCAAAGGACTCCCCGCCTACGAAGAAAAAGACGCCACGATCTTCTTCGGCCGCAGTCTTATTCTCCGCGAACTGCTCACCTTCTTCGAAGACAAACGCCTGCTCGTCATCGTCGGCCCCTCCGGCTCAGGTAAGTCCTCCATCATCAAGGCCGGTATTATTCCCGCTCTGAAAACAGAAGGTTACACCGTCATCCATGGTGAACCCGGCACTCATCCCATGGTCTTTGGACGGGAAATACAACGACGGCTGACAGACCTCAACGGGGGCAGATCGCTCATATACATCGACCAGTTCGAAGAACTCAGCACACAAGCCAGTACACAGGAAAGCGAAGAGTTCATCCGCCTGCTCAATGATGTCCAGAACAACGCAGATCCCGCCCTCCGGCAACTGAAAATCATCCTCAGCGTCCGCGCTGATTATGAATATGAATTCGAAAGAGCCCTCGGCGGCTGGCGGGAGGCTAAAAAGACAATTCCCGACCTGATGGAAAGCGCCGTCAGAGAGATCATTACCGAACCGGCTTATCTCGCCGGACTGGAATACAAACCGACCTATCTCGTTGACAATATCGTACGCGATGTGATGCAGTCCAACGGCACACTTCCCCTGCTCTCCTATGCATTGGAACAGATGTATATCGAGTATGAAAAAAGCGGCGTCAATGACGGCTTCCTCACAGAAGACCATTACAATGCCATCGGCGGTGTTGTAGACGGATTACGGCTCCGGGCCTCCAAACTATACAGCTATTCTGATCCGGAAACCCAGCATACGATCAAAAACGTCATGCTTCGTATGCTCTCCCTCAGTATCAATGAGAAAGCCTCCAAGAGAATACTGGCGGAAGACCTGGTATATGAAAGTCCGGTAGAAAACGAACGTGTACAGAAAGTACTCAACGAACTGGTCAACAGCCGCCTGATCGTATCCGGTCCGGACGAAAACGGCCAGATCTACTACGAACCAGCCCACGATTCCCTGATCCGCTCCTGGAACCTGATCGGCGACTGGATCAAACAATATGGGAAAGACCTGCTCTACCTGCAACAGGACCTCTCTGATGCCGTCAAACAGTTCAGACTCAACCCCAAAAAGCTATGGCATGACGACCCGAAATTGAATACCCTGCTGAATATCATGAAGTCGCCCGACAACTGGTTAAACAGACAGGAAACCAATTTCGTGAAGAAAAGTCTGCAGCGCAGAAACGAACTGGAAGACAGAAAGAAAAGACGCGAACAGGAACTGGTGGAAGAAAAAATCAGTCGCCAGGAAGCAGTCGCCAAACTGAGTACGGAAAAGGAAAAAAGAGAGAAAGAACTGCTGGAAGAAAAGCTGAGCAAACAGGAAGCCATCGCTAAACTCAACAGTGAAAAAGAAGCCGTTCTCCTGGAAAAACTCAAAGGAGAAAAAGCAAAGACCCGGCTGCAAAAACAAAGAACCATCCTGCTGGCACTGGGACTCATTTCCCTGCTGATAGCCGCCAGTTACGTCTATAGTCAGTGGAATAAATCAGAGAAATCTGTATTGCAGATAAAAGAACTGAACCACCGTTTGCAAAGCTCCGCCGATGATCTCACAAAACTCAACCAGTCGCTGAACGTCATCGCAGAAAAAGCCAGACAAAGCGCAGTAGAAGCCAATATCGCCAGACAAAAAGCGGATTCCGCTGCCAGCAAAGAAAAGAAAGCGCGTACCATTGTTGAAAAACAAAAGAAGGAACTGCTGATCAAACAGAATGCACTGATATCATCACAGGAAGAAGTAAAAAGATATTCCCTGTCGTTACAGGCGAAGGCAGACTCATTACGTACTTATTCAGACTCGCTGAAAACACAGCTCGTCATCATCCAGAATAAAACCAGGGAAGTTGAACATGCAAAACTGACAGCGGCCTATCTCACGAAATCCCGCTCCCTCATGCATTCAGATCCTGCTATGGCTTATCAGCTGGCGCTTGAATCTTTGAAATACGACAGCGGTAACCAGAAGATCAAAAACTATATTCACGATACCCTGAACAACCGCAATACCTTCTACGAATCTTTTATTGTTGATAATGTCTCTTCCGCCTTCTTTGCTGATAATGGAAAAACAGTGCTCGCGATACAGGGAGATAATAAATTCAGGCTACTGGATCTATCCAATCATAAAGATACCAGCATCGTCATCAATGGAAAGATTCTCTCTGCACAATTCAGTCCGGTGGACAATAGTGCATTGATCGCTACCCGCAACAATATCTTTAGTTACAACGCCAACGGCGGACTGAGAGCCACTTCTGAAAGAATGGAAAATGTAGTAAAAGCCATGTATACCGCCAGAGGCAGGATCATTGTCGTCACGCCGGCAGAAGTACAGATCCGGAAAAATGTTAACGCTACAACAGCAGTAGTGATCCCTTCGGGGAATAATGGCGATGATACAGAAGTCAGCTCCAATGATTCCTTATTATACATCAGAAAGAATGACGTTATTGAAGCGTATGACCTGACTAACGGCAGACTGATACGCACTTACCAGGAACCAAACAGTTTCCTGGCCAAAGGAGGTAACGGCTTCATCGCAGTGTCCGGAAAAAGACTGCTGCTGGCGAGAAGTGCAGGCAATAAAGTCCTGACGGAAAGATACTTTGTACCACTGGAAAAAGACTATTCCAGGGTCTCTATTGTCAGCATCGCGGATAATCTGCGTACCCTGCTCTTTATGGCGGAACCGGCCGAACAGCAACAGATGCAACAACAGCAACAGGTACAGCAACAACAGATCAGTAAAAACTTTATCAGGCCACAGCTGACTAATCCGCCAATATTATATGCATTCAGTCTGCCGAAGAGCAGCAGAAAATTACCCGGTAATATTCCTTATGCCAGACGTGTCGTACTGTCTGAAAACGGGAACTATATCATTACAGGTGAAAGCGGATCTCTGTCCATATATGATAACAACGGGTACCGTGTAGAGAATTTCGGGGGTTATGCAAACTATACCATCTGGGCCTTCAACCCGGTCAATACAGATATGATCATGAGCATGAATGGCGTCAAACTCAAACTATGGCTAAAAGGTACGCCGGATGCACTCTCCGCACAAAGAAAATTGAGAACATTCAGCTCCGCCGAACTGGAAAAAGCATTGGAAGATATTGCTATCCGATAA
- a CDS encoding MBL fold metallo-hydrolase, whose translation MERRTLIKRIAILGLGATLPVHKLLARSLKTASERPYHRFQLGDLEMTVVTDGHIVMSPVQDHFAQDVPAAEVTKLLEGSFRSTKAVDLGMNMLLIKKDKEVILIDTGAGFGFGPDCGWLPQSLKDAGMDVNAVTQIVITHAHPDHIGGLFSQDGQLVFPQAQVYMSETEHRFWMSDYPDFSKSKFGNKALLAKILVATKQTLTALKDRLHFFGYEETLFGCVRLQAAPGHTPGHTLVRVFSGNEEIVHIADLIHSDVLLFPHPEWGFDGDTDFTLAAATRRKVLESLTKDRTKVFSYHLPWPGIGHVKKKDEGFTWIAETYAFPD comes from the coding sequence ATGGAAAGAAGAACCCTCATAAAGAGAATAGCTATTCTTGGCCTTGGCGCTACATTACCTGTACACAAGCTGCTGGCCCGTTCCCTCAAAACAGCAAGCGAGCGACCTTATCACCGTTTTCAGCTGGGCGATCTGGAAATGACAGTTGTTACTGACGGGCATATTGTCATGAGCCCTGTGCAGGACCATTTTGCACAGGACGTACCTGCGGCAGAAGTAACAAAACTGTTAGAAGGCAGCTTTCGTTCTACGAAGGCCGTCGATCTGGGTATGAATATGCTGCTGATCAAGAAAGACAAAGAAGTGATACTGATAGATACCGGTGCTGGCTTCGGATTCGGCCCTGATTGCGGTTGGCTGCCACAGTCATTAAAAGACGCGGGTATGGATGTGAATGCAGTAACACAGATTGTGATTACACATGCGCATCCGGATCATATCGGCGGACTGTTCAGCCAGGACGGGCAACTTGTCTTCCCGCAGGCACAGGTGTATATGTCAGAGACGGAGCATCGTTTCTGGATGTCAGATTATCCGGATTTCTCTAAAAGTAAATTTGGAAATAAAGCCTTGCTGGCAAAAATACTGGTCGCTACCAAGCAGACCTTAACTGCCCTGAAAGACCGCCTTCATTTCTTTGGTTACGAGGAAACTTTATTTGGTTGTGTGCGTTTGCAGGCAGCGCCGGGTCATACACCAGGACACACATTGGTACGGGTATTCTCCGGCAATGAGGAGATCGTACATATCGCTGATCTGATACATTCAGATGTATTGTTATTCCCCCATCCGGAGTGGGGCTTTGATGGCGATACTGATTTTACACTGGCAGCAGCTACGCGTAGAAAGGTGCTGGAATCCCTGACGAAAGACCGGACGAAGGTATTTTCTTATCACCTGCCATGGCCCGGTATCGGACATGTGAAAAAGAAAGACGAAGGCTTTACATGGATTGCCGAAACGTATGCATTCCCTGATTGA
- a CDS encoding winged helix-turn-helix transcriptional regulator yields MAKKNIEGTICAVDFAFRRIGGKYKGRILWYLHQYGVLRYGELRRSIKDITTKMLTQTLRELEEDGLVHREVFQSMPPRVEYSLTDSSKQLIPFIDHLRQWGDKQMAKENIPVIKSSLSCIITEEEQAEK; encoded by the coding sequence ATGGCAAAGAAAAATATAGAGGGCACTATCTGTGCAGTCGATTTCGCATTCAGGAGAATTGGTGGTAAGTACAAAGGGCGGATCCTCTGGTACCTGCATCAGTATGGCGTATTACGTTACGGCGAATTGCGGCGCAGTATAAAGGATATTACCACTAAAATGCTGACACAGACCCTGCGTGAACTGGAAGAAGACGGACTGGTACACCGGGAAGTATTTCAGTCAATGCCTCCCCGTGTAGAGTATTCACTGACAGATTCCAGTAAACAACTGATACCTTTTATCGATCATTTACGGCAATGGGGAGATAAACAGATGGCAAAAGAAAATATCCCCGTCATCAAGAGTAGTTTATCTTGTATAATCACGGAGGAAGAACAGGCCGAAAAATAA